The region CAATACATTGTGAGAGAGTTGTATCTGATTATTATCAGCACTAACATGCAAACATATGCATGAATATGAACACagtttgtctatgtgtgtagaCCCTGAGCCTACAGTACATCCATGCATTGATTGATTCAGCTATGCAAACACTGGCATCCACAAACATACTCTCTAAACATTCCTGTCCCATCCTGCCTTTATGATACACAATGTAATTAGGGACTGTATTCCTGATTATGGGTGTGTTGAAATATTTATGCGTGGAGATGCAACAAACTCTGCTCTTACAATTagtgattgtgattgttttaggTATTGCTGTAGGCATTTTGTTTCATGTTGTTCAAAGAGCACATTCAGCAAGGCATTTGTGGTCTAAAAGACCATATTAACgtataaataatgtattatGATTTCTCTATTCTCTCTCGCTGTGAGATTGTGCCTACGTGTGTGtttgcgcacacacacgtacaaacTGGCTCTACATGTCCAGTTTTACATTTCGCTGATGAAAATAACTTTAACACTTGCACACTTTCCATAGGGATAAGACAGGATAATTTGACCTTGTGAGATATTTTCCTTTCCAGTCCATCTCCATTTTTTCACAATGTGATTAACAATGCATTCTTTGTTTCCCATGTACTTCAACAGAACTGTCTTGCTAACTACAGAGCAGAGAATCCTCCTTTTTTGTCTTTGATATTTGATTCATATTCAGAGTTTGTTCTTACTCTTTCAGCAGTTCTGACTGTGGTTTTAAATTCTAGCTATGATGACTTCAAATCTTCTTCTTTGCTTTGCCAGTTCTGGGCAGAACGGCATGACAGATGAACAGAAAGATAACACTACAGTGTTCACCAAGATCTTAGACAGCCTTCTGGATGGCTATGACAATCGCCTCAGGCCAGGACTGGGAGGTCAGTAAACTCAAGTCATTGAATGTCTTTTGTCCCTCATGGTGActgttctttgttgtttttattgcaaATATATTCCAAAAGACTCCTAcaaatattttactttacaCATGACCACACATAGTAATATCCCTATGACTAAATCTTATTATATGGAGGTGGATTTGCTTTCAGTGTCAGATTTTGTgtgataattaaaaaaagaactcaAGACTCATTCCTCACCTGCTGCTCTTGTGAAACAGCGGACTGTCATGAAGCCAACACAGTGAATTACATCATATTGTGTGTGCTGCTCTTCACTCTATTGTCAACTGTCCATTgttagagagagaaataaaatggcAGGGAGACTGAGAGACAacttaaaaaaatggaaaatgagagcaatagagaaaaaaaacatagagtAAGGAGAAAATGGGACAAGATAATGTGAGAATTGGTGTGTGAAGGACACTAAGGATTGCAGTGTGATGCAGCAGGCATCAAACAGACAAATGAATAAAACCAGGACCGCTAGGAGTTCAGCAGCTGAGGGGAATAAGTTTTGGATTATGATGGGTATCATTCATAAATCATAGTTATATTTCAGTTTCAGAATCACAAGGAACACACCctcacacccaaacacacatcACCTCTGCCACCCCCTCCATTTGAATCCCCAGTGGACCCATTGTGGCTatcagtattatgggaccagaGATTCAGTAATACAGCAATGCACAAATTTATTAAGAGACAGAACCACTGTCCGGGTAATGGAGCTGACACTGAAACCAATACCAGCAGAAATGGTTATCGACATCCAAAATGGGCTTTTattatggttgttttttttccacaatttgtgtgtttgtgtgtttgtgtgtttgtgtgtgtgtgtgtgtgtgtgtgtgtgtgtgtgtgtgtgtgtgtgtgtgtgtgtgtgtgtgtgtgtgtgtgtgtgttaaaagtaATGTTGAATGGATTGAATGGATCAGAGGCTATAGCCAGGTGGTCTTGTATTAACAGGTAGTTAGGGGCTAATGAATGCCACTGATAGTCACTCACTCTGGCAATTTCCTGCTTCAACAGAGCGTGTAACTGAAGTCAAGACTGACATTTTCGTGACTAGTATTGGGCCAGTTTCGGACCATGACATGGTGAGACTCTTTTCGCCTCTGTAAATGTCACTAGTTTCCCCCTGCCCCTATCCCTCCACCCTCACCCCTGTCTCTTAGCCTCTCTGGGCACAAGGGTATCTAAGctgtaaaattattattaatttgatGATTTATTCTATTAACTCCTGAAACTGTCACATGtgtaaaatgttgttttctAGCGCATGGCTTGTAATTCCACTCTACTCTATATATGTCACCCCTACTCCTAAATATGACTGCATGTTTCTTTAATGTGGATGTCAAAATATGCTGTGAACTGTGACCCCACActctgtttatttgttttggaaTATTGAAAATAGCCTCTAAAATTCTGTTTGTTGAGCTTGTAGATAGAGTATTCATATTTCAGAACTAGAACCATGCTGATCTGTCTTGACTGAAAAATCTGGAGCAAAGAAATGTGTGGATGTTGAGGTTTAAGGATCGAAGGTGCTGATCTCTTTTTCACTTCTGATATGTAATTAAATTGCAGCATACATAGCTAATAACATTATTATGATGAGATGATTTGATAGTAGGCGGAAAGAaatgaaatacatttcaatatcaAATTAAAATGCAACATCAAAATATGAGTCATCACTTTTATGGTTTGTTTAGTCTTCTTCAATATGCTACCTAGAAAAGCCATTGGCTGTTTAAACATAAGCATCTGATCTTTACTCTGTGCACCGGAAACCAATTAATCTCATTAAAATGTCTCACCGCCTTTTACTACTTGAAAAAAAAGACGACTCCTGTTATCTGCATGTGAAGTGTTGTACTCCATTTGACATAATCTCAGTTAATTACACTGGTTGACATGTGGGCCAAGACTATTTTGCTACTGTGTTAAGGCCAGAAGGAAGAGCTGAAGAACATTTTCTCCATCTCCAGCCTTTCCCCATCCTCCTCTATTACCTTGAAGCTCTGTTTCAGCTCATACTAATTATCTTACGTGGGCCAAGTGGAAATGGGGGGAGAAGAGAACAAAAAACAGGCTGCGCTGTAATTTTTATAGGCTCCCTTTACTCTGCCGGGCAGTCATGTGGAACCATTAGAATCTGCTCTCAGCTATAGTCATTAGCTGCCTTCAAAATGAAATGTCCTCATAATATTGTGTCCAGTGGTTCCTTTTTGTGTCTAATGTAATTTAGATTACTGAGCAAAGAAGTTTCCCCAAAATAAATGGTAACAACGATCATTTTTGGCAGTTACCTAACAATGCAATACCAAATGACCAAATAACAAATGGCATGTCTTATTTGCATATAGCGCATTAAACTGACCAGACcataattatgtaaaaaaagaaatgaaagaaaatggaaaaggCAACCACATATTACTTTGTGAACTAGAGAACAATTATGGTATTTAACAATGGAGACATTCTTTTTGAAAAGATACCAGCCAGAAAACCATGCACCTCCGTCCACTAGATCCTCCCTGTATTTGCCAAAGCCTttaacatgaagagacagttACCAGCAGGGAGACTAGGCTAAGACTAACATACTAAAGTCAAAGTGAcacaaggaagaaaaaaagcaaaaagtgaGAACATGAAAAAGGGTAAAATGGAAAGATAAGGTTGGGTGTATTTGCTGTATTTGATAGAGGTAGAAAGCAAACAGCTACAGGGTtggagattttcttttttttctcctttttgacttttatttttctctaaCTCTCACCATCCACCTTCAGGAGTACACCATTGATGTGTTCTTCAGACAGAGCTGGAAGGATGAAAGGTTGAAATTTAAAGGCCCAATGGCCGTGCTGCGTCTTAACAACCTGATGGCCAGCAAGATCTGGACCCCCGATACCTTCTTCCACAATGGCAAGAAGTCGGTGGCTCACAACATGACCATGCCAAACAAACTGCTGCGAATTACAGAGGAAGGCACACTGCTGTACACCATGAGGTAGGCTGACCATGTTCTACATCACTAGTGCAATAAAGGATTTTAGAACTAGCCAGAGACTAAACTGTTTTTAAGCTGAACTGAATCTATATTATCTGATTTGAAAAGAGGATGATTGATGAATTGATTGATTACATTTTATGAACAAACTGAAACAGTTGCGCTCAAACGATAATGCTGGCCTTATTCCATAGATTAAAACAAGCAACCCATACCAACAACATAGTTAGCCTGTTTCTCAATACTTTGTGACTTTCCTACGCTGTCTGTGGCACTCAGCCCCAAGACCATTTTTCGATAATCTTTAAATACAGGTAACAAATACTTTctttataatttcctttaacaGCTGGGCAATTTAGTTTTTTGCAACACATTTGGTGCAAGTATTTACAGCACGAGAATTGTTTGACTCATCATAAATAACAGTGCCcatgttcatggtaatgaaggtTTTGgtctttgttttaaattatacaATTTGTTACCAAAAGGAATACAACATTGCACATTGCTTCTAACCTGTATTGTATACAAACAATCATCCACTTTATTGTTACATTTATGGTTATTTTTACACAAAGATAATTCACTACACTCATACTACACTCATTTCTATTTCTATCTTGATATAGTTATCTATTTATTGTACATGGTCAGCCATTCAAAAGTTCTGTGGACCACATACATTTTCTTCACAATTTGTCATTTTTCCATTGTAGTGTTCAccaggaaaaataaaatatgttttattctgTCATGATTTATCACTTTGGGGATGCACCCTGACAGTTGCGAGCAGGAAGATAAGGTATATGACCAGCTGAGCTGAGTTTAGAACCAGTCGCGGCACCTCGGTAGCCTTCAGCAGAACACGGGTAAATAAAAGCCTTACAAACGGTACAAACCTTGATGCACACTGCAGAGTGATGCTAATGTGAGATGTCTATAAGGCAATGATtgtaaaacatttgttttagcATGTTTACTAGCAGGGGGAGGGGGTAGAGGCGGAGCACATATTGCTGTCACAGATGAGAGAGATGAGGGATGGATGGGAGATTAGTGTGTCACGGGTGGCCTGACGTGCTGTTTTTCACCAAGCTGTCAGGAAATAGAAACCCACAGCTCAGGGAACTGGAGCATTTCTGTTCTGTTGGTTTGGGGGAAAGTAGCTGCAATTTGACAGTGTTTGGTGCTGAGAGACTAGAAAAAACAGTACACCACACGTTCCTGGTGCCTCACTGTACTGAACTGTCATTCTTGTGCCTTAATTCCTCGAGGCCTCTTCCTCACCCCTCTCCCAGCATTAACACCATGGGTTCCTTCATCCTGGCTTTGCCATAATGCTGTTTTTTCTTGCTACTGTACTGCTTTTTATTGGACTAATTCACTATCCATGTCTGTATGAATCTCTCTAGGCTAACAGTAAGAGCAGAATGTCCCATGCACCTTGAAGACTTCCCTATGGATGCCCATGCTTGTCCACTGAAGTTTGGCAGCTGTAGGTGGCCTCTGCACTCAAACACAACATGCACATTAacgcacacaacacagacacagacatgccTCTCTGACACGCTGTCACTGTCTCATCCAACTGGAAGTGCGACCCCAGCGCCAGTCCCTGATAAGGGATGACAGTGTGGTAACAGCTGTTCTCCCAGAGGAACTGTCTGCCAAGGGCCCTCTTGTCCCCCCCGCTCCCCACATTCAACCCTGCCAGGCCCTGCAAGACCCTGGCAGGCATGCAGCACACAGACCTGTATTTATCTAAAGCAGCACTCTTTGTAACATTTCCAGAGCATTACACCAGCTGCTCACCGCTGACAGCTCCCCCTACCCTGATAATCCTTGAGAAGACATAACAGCAATGATGGAGATTGGAGACAAGGATAGAAAATGAGAGAACTAGATGGGAGAAGAACATGGGGGAAGCAAGCAAAAATACAGCAAAAGGGAAAGAGATAGAGAAGTGAACGTCACACTGTCTCTGTGCCATTCTTTAGACATCTTCACAGCGTGAGTGAGAGGACCGAGCCTCAACCCCCTTTAAATTGAACTCACTCCCTAAATATTTCAGTGATGAGCGCTCTTCCTTATGCTGCAGTCTGCAGTCGAGCCATCCTTTCCTCTGCAGTGGTCGAGCCACACTGCAGCTTTGACAGGTTGGGTGGCCGGAGGGAAGAGAAGACTGATTTGGCTGTTTTAAAGTCATGTTGTGCTGTTgggatgtttgtttgttttcttataAGTTGAAGGATGACATGACATAATGTGAtatgacatcacatcacatGTTTAAACCAAACAGTGTTTGAAAAGAGAGAGCAAAATATGAGACGGTATGAGCTTAAAAAGAATAGATAAAACTGGAGACAATGTTAGCGGACACTCTAACGAGGTGACAGAAAATAACATGCTTAAATAACAAATGAGACAATACAGGCAGAATTGAGATGAGAGCAGACTAGACAAGATGGAACCAAATGAGATGAGGTAAAACTAGAACTagaggatttttctttttttccaactgGCATCCCTTGCAGCTCCAAAAATATAACCTGCAAGGCAACACATGCCAACAGACAGCCAGCAGCTAAATAATATATAACTTTTTACTCTTTTCTTCATTGCTAGATGCCTACACCCAAGCAGaggtggtgtatgtgtggaCCAGAGGGGCTGCCCAATCCGTGGTGGTGGCAGAGGATGGGTCCAGATTAAACCAGTACGATCTGATGGGGCAGAGTGTGGATTCTGGTGTGGTGCAGTCCAGCACAGGTAGGTTTCAGTTAGGTTACAACATGCTCTGAATGATACAATTTACTTTGAAGTAAATCAGTGCTTTGAGGGGGAATCGTGCATTTTGAATGTATTAATTTGACATGTTTAATGTTCACACTGCATTACCATGTCAAAAGATTAAAGCTCAGTGCATAAAGAGTTACATAGAGCTTTTCATCTCACTCACTCAGTCTTGTTCAGCATTCATCACTTAAACTACTGGTCTGAAACTGCAAATTTCGACACAGCTGCATCAGTTCATCTGCATCTTCACTGGCATCAGTTTGTTGCTTTACTAATGACAGGCCATGCCCTAGATTCATAATTTCCCTACTGgccattatttcttttttctccatTGATACTGGCAAAAATTAGTGACAGCATAAAATGGGTGACCTGTTTGCAGTTACGCTAGCTGCAGACAGAAAGTAATGCTTAAGAAAGCCTATAGGTCCCAAACGATGCTTAGCAGTAAGCTCCCAAGTGACTGCATCTACCAAGCTTGATTGAATAAGCTATGTTGATATATAAATccattctatttttttatttgttccaGTTATTTATGTCTCTGGAAAGCCTCAAAATCAACATATTGTTATAACCAGATTAAACCCTACTGCTGTTTCTGTGATGGTTATATTCTCTCTGCAACTCGGTCTAACTGCACTGATGAAATGGATCATGCCTGAGTATTGTGTTTGTTGACAAATGACACCCATAACTATGCCAATAAATCTCAACTACAATAAAACTGAAGGCCAAAACACAGCAAACCGATTAGAAACAAAGGTACTTATTTGAAACGGAAAGTTATAATAGATGGCCTAAATCTATATtttgaagtgtaatgtttatctTTTCTGACTTCATTTCTTTTGTCTGCTTACCACAGGACAATATGTTGTGATGACAACCCACTTCCACCTGAAGAGGAAAATTGGTTACTTTGTGATCCAGACATATCTACCGTGCatcatgacagtcatcctctcCCAAGTGTCTTTCTGGCTCAACAGAGAGTCCGTCCCTGCCAGGACTGTCTTTGGTGAGTAGTCTGCTCTCCTCTCGCCTAAACATCTGTGGGTTCAGAAATGAGCCCGTCACCAGGTTTCAAATCTCTTCTTGGAAAATATATGTGGAAGATATGATGGCACTGATGATCAGGCACTCACTCAAAATTATAGTGACATTGAGCAAGataacataaaatacaaaaatctcCCTCCAAATGGAAAAAAGAATACATAATACAGCCTCAAAATCTTATTATGTCACAATATGACATTATGTAGGGATTTTACTATTACtacagtttttaaaataatgtaatttagggCTGCCCCCTCTTAGTCAAAAGGAACTTATGAgtacatctctggtaaacacaagatttaaagtggtgcttttgcatgattctttgtggagacACTCAGTTttactagactgggtaaacccagcccgatctgccggcgatttgattcctcaggctggaaacctgtacatttatctatcctgcttccgttacaattttgcggggaccaatcaaaaactggcttatccacctggcacgctattggcgggtttaacacaatGATAATAGCGACCAAGCaacttcttgtttacattcaacatagcggccaccgaagcgcagcaacccgttgatgccgctgttgctgctacgtcacctggatcgttggtctgattggttgaaggactatccaattgcgtacagagtcatttgaactatgcccgttgatcacgtcttttgtgcagtagaaaatacagagcagactccccagactaatgttcaatctgaCAAAGATTAatcttggtctggtgatagccagactacagTTTTACAGATATGTCGATTAAATCCACTAATCGATTGTTTGAGTGAATTTTAGGTTAACTTTAATCGAggactagcctggtcctaccagactcccgtacatttcatttgtacagagtctggccactctgcattgacaagtgttaacttcctt is a window of Perca fluviatilis chromosome 16, GENO_Pfluv_1.0, whole genome shotgun sequence DNA encoding:
- the gabra1 gene encoding gamma-aminobutyric acid receptor subunit alpha-1 isoform X3, giving the protein MCGRSRTASLCLWACLLVANSVLGGKSSGQNGMTDEQKDNTTVFTKILDSLLDGYDNRLRPGLGERVTEVKTDIFVTSIGPVSDHDMEYTIDVFFRQSWKDERLKFKGPMAVLRLNNLMASKIWTPDTFFHNGKKSVAHNMTMPNKLLRITEEGTLLYTMRLTVRAECPMHLEDFPMDAHACPLKFGSYAYTQAEVVYVWTRGAAQSVVVAEDGSRLNQYDLMGQSVDSGVVQSSTGQYVVMTTHFHLKRKIGYFVIQTYLPCIMTVILSQVSFWLNRESVPARTVFGVTTVLTMTTLSISARNSLPKVAYATAMDWFIAVCYAFVFSALIEFATVNYFTKRGYAWDGKSVVPEKQKKKKESLLKKNNTTAYPAATATAFAPNIARDPGLATIAKSAPPPPTEPKEEPKPKPPEAKKTFNSVSKIDRIARIAFPLLFGTFNLVYWATYLNKKPKLQGMNPH